From the genome of Rhizobium sp. NXC24, one region includes:
- the cobM gene encoding precorrin-4 C(11)-methyltransferase: MTVHFIGAGPGAADLITVRGRDLIGKCPVCLYAGSIVSPELLQYCPPDARIVDTAPMSLDEIEAEYLKAAASGEDVARLHSGDLSVWSAVAEQIRRLEKHGISYTLTPGVPAFAAAASALGRELTIPAVAQSLVLTRVSGRASPMPNNETLEKFGATGATLAIHLAIHALGQVVEDLTPLYGADCPVAIVVKASWPDERVLRGTLGTIVAKVAAEPIERTALIFVGPSLAASDFRESSLYDPAYQRRFRGRE; encoded by the coding sequence ATGACGGTGCATTTCATCGGAGCGGGGCCCGGAGCTGCGGACCTGATCACCGTGCGCGGCAGGGACCTGATCGGCAAGTGCCCGGTCTGCCTCTATGCAGGCTCGATTGTCTCGCCCGAACTCCTGCAATATTGCCCGCCCGACGCCCGTATTGTCGACACTGCACCAATGTCGCTGGACGAAATCGAGGCCGAATATCTAAAGGCGGCGGCATCGGGCGAGGATGTCGCCCGCCTGCATTCGGGTGACCTCTCCGTGTGGAGCGCCGTCGCCGAGCAAATCCGCCGTCTGGAAAAGCACGGCATCTCCTATACACTGACCCCCGGCGTTCCCGCCTTTGCAGCGGCGGCGTCTGCGCTCGGGCGCGAGCTGACCATCCCCGCCGTCGCACAAAGCCTTGTCTTGACACGTGTTTCTGGCCGCGCTTCGCCGATGCCAAACAATGAAACGCTGGAAAAATTCGGCGCAACGGGCGCGACGCTCGCCATACACCTGGCGATCCACGCACTCGGGCAGGTGGTCGAGGATCTGACGCCGCTTTACGGCGCGGATTGCCCGGTGGCTATCGTTGTTAAAGCCTCCTGGCCGGACGAACGCGTCCTTCGCGGCACGCTAGGCACGATCGTGGCAAAGGTGGCGGCTGAACCGATCGAACGTACGGCGTTGATTTTCGTCGGCCCATCGCTTGCCGCCAGCGATTTCCGCGAAAGCTCGCTCTATGATCCCGCCTATCAGCGCCGCTTCCGAGGCAGGGAATAA
- a CDS encoding cobalt-precorrin-6A reductase: MGKTRILILGGTTEARQLAEALAARADLDVVLSLAGRTVDPAPQPVAVRSGGFGGAEGLSRYLVDEAIDLLIDATHPFAARISANAAEAATLSGISAFALRRPAWLPVEGDRWRSVQTVSKAIAALGPTPRHVLLAIGRQEAHYANAAPIHHYWVRSVDPVEPPLTAPNVTYIHSKGPFRLADELVMLRHHRIDVIVTKNSGGSATYAKIEAARKLGIEVIMIERAPVADMPAVKTVQDALRRIDHLAPSLMKRGV; this comes from the coding sequence ATGGGCAAGACCCGCATTCTGATCTTGGGCGGCACGACGGAAGCCCGTCAATTGGCGGAGGCGCTGGCGGCGCGCGCTGATCTCGATGTCGTGTTGTCGCTGGCCGGCAGAACCGTCGATCCGGCTCCGCAGCCGGTTGCCGTGCGCAGCGGCGGGTTCGGCGGTGCTGAGGGGCTTTCCCGCTATTTGGTGGATGAGGCGATCGATCTGCTGATAGACGCGACCCATCCCTTCGCCGCCCGCATTTCCGCCAATGCCGCGGAAGCGGCTACCCTGAGCGGCATCTCCGCCTTCGCACTTCGCAGGCCAGCCTGGCTGCCCGTCGAGGGCGATCGTTGGCGCTCGGTGCAAACTGTTTCGAAGGCAATTGCTGCGCTTGGTCCGACCCCTCGTCACGTCCTCCTGGCGATCGGCCGACAGGAGGCGCATTACGCCAATGCCGCGCCCATCCATCATTATTGGGTGCGCAGCGTCGATCCGGTCGAGCCGCCGCTGACAGCGCCCAACGTCACCTATATCCATTCCAAGGGTCCGTTCCGGCTGGCGGACGAGCTGGTCATGTTGCGGCACCATCGTATCGACGTGATAGTGACGAAGAACAGCGGCGGCAGTGCGACCTACGCGAAGATCGAGGCGGCGCGGAAACTCGGCATCGAAGTGATCATGATCGAGCGCGCACCCGTTGCCGATATGCCGGCGGTCAAGACTGTCCAGGATGCGCTGCGTCGTATCGATCATCTTGCCCCGTCCTTGATGAAGCGCGGCGTATAG
- a CDS encoding TIM barrel protein, which yields MSSIRFALNHMCAPSLSLESFFSAAKTLGIDSVEIRNDLAGNAILDGTPAAAVKDLAARHGLTIISINALQRFNEWNEARATEAAELIGYARDCGAKALVLVPVNDGSGREPEARRQNLETALTALKPMLDAAGIIGLVEPLGFEICSLRSKTEAAAEIEKLGAQSTFRLVHDTFHHHLAGETAIFPELTGLVHISGVSDSAVSVADMRDPHRVLVNASDRLDNVGQMRALLSAGYAGPFSFEPFAPDVHALKEPVEALKESMAYLAAHV from the coding sequence ATGAGTTCCATTCGTTTCGCGCTCAATCATATGTGTGCGCCGTCCCTCAGCCTGGAATCGTTCTTTTCCGCGGCGAAAACACTCGGCATCGACAGCGTCGAAATTCGCAATGATTTGGCCGGCAATGCGATTCTGGACGGCACACCGGCAGCAGCGGTCAAAGATCTTGCGGCGCGTCATGGGCTGACGATCATTTCGATCAACGCGCTGCAGCGTTTCAACGAGTGGAACGAGGCACGCGCCACGGAAGCGGCAGAACTCATCGGCTATGCGCGGGATTGCGGCGCAAAAGCGCTGGTGCTTGTCCCCGTCAACGACGGCAGCGGCAGGGAGCCTGAGGCGCGCAGGCAGAACCTCGAAACGGCGTTGACGGCGCTGAAGCCGATGCTGGATGCCGCTGGGATCATTGGCCTGGTGGAACCGCTTGGCTTCGAGATCTGCTCATTGCGCTCGAAGACCGAAGCCGCCGCTGAGATCGAAAAGCTTGGCGCGCAATCGACCTTCCGTCTTGTTCACGACACCTTCCATCATCATCTCGCTGGCGAGACGGCGATTTTCCCGGAACTCACCGGCCTGGTTCATATCTCCGGCGTCAGCGATTCCGCTGTCTCGGTTGCCGATATGCGCGATCCGCATCGTGTCCTGGTCAACGCCAGCGACCGTCTTGACAATGTCGGACAGATGCGGGCGCTATTGTCCGCCGGCTATGCCGGCCCCTTCTCCTTCGAGCCCTTTGCGCCGGATGTGCACGCGCTGAAGGAACCCGTCGAAGCTTTGAAGGAAAGCATGGCATATCTGGCCGCACACGTTTGA
- the cobG gene encoding precorrin-3B synthase, whose amino-acid sequence MAKADRQLMEERDISLRKDIDAIACAPGASSMARGACPSLSAPMITGDGLLVRLRPTTPGLTIGQFRALAQAAERHGNGLIEITARGNLQLRGMTADSMTGVAADIDRADIVPETGVTIETPPLSGLDPLEIADTRELATRLRQQIAALDPQPILAPKLTIIIDAGGRLNLDAITADIRLKATRTANDSTAWILALGGTAQTAKAAASLSAEQAILAVIKLLKTLAFVGPRARGRDLDVDSLRIEYQSPAASVLGTADPHISPIGIHSLGGDRLALGLRPSFGQIHARDILRFLAIAEAAGASEIRAAPEHTMLVLGLGLDAAKAVQSAAADCGFRTCADDPSNHLDVCAGAGACASAFYATKSAAADLLDLAPELLDGSLTVHLSGCRKGCAHPGNSAVTIVGAPMGYGVVVNGSASSEPVAYIGKEELKSVLAEMNRLVRNNKVAGESAEECLTRLGTDAIVTALRQG is encoded by the coding sequence ATGGCGAAGGCCGACAGGCAATTGATGGAAGAGCGCGATATTTCCTTGCGGAAGGATATCGATGCCATTGCCTGCGCTCCGGGCGCGTCGTCGATGGCCCGCGGCGCCTGCCCGTCGCTGAGTGCCCCGATGATCACCGGTGACGGATTGCTGGTGCGGCTGCGTCCGACGACGCCGGGCCTGACGATCGGGCAATTCCGGGCGCTTGCCCAGGCGGCAGAGAGACATGGGAACGGATTGATAGAGATTACGGCGCGCGGCAATCTTCAACTGCGCGGTATGACTGCGGACAGCATGACCGGAGTTGCGGCGGATATCGACCGTGCCGACATCGTCCCGGAAACCGGAGTTACAATCGAGACCCCGCCGCTCAGCGGATTGGATCCGCTGGAGATCGCCGATACCAGGGAGTTGGCCACCCGGCTTCGTCAGCAGATCGCCGCGCTCGATCCTCAGCCGATACTGGCACCCAAGCTGACCATTATCATCGATGCCGGCGGGCGGCTGAACCTCGATGCGATCACCGCAGATATTAGGTTGAAGGCGACCAGAACCGCCAACGATTCGACGGCATGGATTCTCGCACTTGGCGGTACCGCGCAAACGGCGAAGGCCGCCGCATCTTTGTCTGCCGAACAAGCGATATTGGCGGTCATCAAGCTGCTGAAAACGCTGGCGTTTGTCGGACCGCGCGCACGCGGCCGCGATCTCGATGTGGACAGCCTGCGCATAGAGTATCAGTCGCCGGCAGCCAGCGTACTCGGCACAGCCGATCCGCATATTTCACCAATCGGCATCCATTCTCTCGGCGGCGATCGTCTCGCGCTCGGCCTGCGCCCATCCTTCGGGCAGATCCATGCGAGAGACATTCTCCGCTTTCTCGCCATCGCCGAGGCCGCTGGAGCAAGCGAAATCCGCGCTGCGCCGGAGCACACCATGTTGGTGCTGGGTCTCGGTCTCGATGCAGCGAAAGCGGTTCAGTCGGCCGCAGCCGATTGCGGTTTTCGGACGTGTGCCGATGATCCGTCAAATCACCTGGACGTCTGCGCCGGAGCAGGGGCTTGCGCTTCCGCTTTCTACGCGACGAAATCCGCGGCGGCGGATCTTCTCGACCTGGCTCCCGAGCTGCTCGATGGCTCGCTCACGGTGCATTTGTCCGGCTGCCGCAAAGGCTGTGCACATCCGGGCAATAGTGCAGTCACCATTGTCGGTGCGCCAATGGGCTATGGGGTTGTCGTAAATGGGTCCGCATCGAGCGAGCCTGTGGCCTACATCGGGAAAGAAGAGTTAAAATCCGTTCTGGCAGAGATGAACAGGCTGGTGCGGAATAACAAAGTTGCTGGCGAATCGGCGGAGGAGTGTCTTACACGGCTCGGCACCGACGCGATCGTTACAGCACTACGACAGGGGTAG
- a CDS encoding precorrin-2 C(20)-methyltransferase: MSAQSTGRLIGVGTGPGDPELLTVKAVKALEKAEIVAYFAKQGKNGNGRGVVGDVLRTDVTLLPLYYPVTTEIDKNEAEYKRQITDFYDASAEMVAAYLKDGKTVAVLSEGDPLFYGSYMHLHVRLADRYPTEVIPGVTAMSGCWSLAGMPMVQGDDVLSVLPGTMAEAELARRLADTQAAVIMKVGRNLPKIRRALEAAGRLDEAIYVERGTMANGAVTPLAERGDAEAPYFSLILVPGWKDKP; the protein is encoded by the coding sequence ATGAGCGCGCAGTCTACTGGCCGGCTGATCGGCGTTGGCACCGGGCCTGGCGATCCGGAATTGCTGACGGTCAAGGCAGTCAAAGCCCTGGAGAAAGCCGAAATCGTCGCTTATTTCGCCAAACAGGGTAAAAATGGCAATGGTCGCGGCGTCGTTGGGGATGTGCTCAGAACCGACGTGACGCTGCTGCCGCTCTACTATCCCGTGACGACGGAAATCGACAAGAACGAGGCGGAATACAAGAGACAGATCACCGATTTCTACGATGCCTCCGCCGAGATGGTCGCTGCCTACCTAAAGGATGGCAAGACGGTAGCCGTGCTCAGCGAAGGCGATCCGCTGTTCTACGGTTCCTATATGCATCTGCATGTGCGGCTTGCCGACCGCTATCCGACAGAAGTCATTCCTGGCGTAACGGCGATGTCGGGCTGCTGGTCGTTGGCCGGCATGCCGATGGTGCAGGGGGATGATGTTCTTTCCGTGCTTCCGGGCACTATGGCGGAAGCCGAACTTGCCCGCCGCCTCGCTGACACCCAGGCGGCGGTGATCATGAAGGTCGGCCGCAACTTGCCGAAAATCCGCCGTGCCCTTGAAGCTGCAGGACGCCTTGACGAGGCAATCTATGTCGAGCGCGGAACGATGGCGAATGGCGCGGTCACACCCCTCGCGGAAAGGGGGGATGCCGAAGCCCCCTATTTCTCGCTGATCCTTGTCCCCGGCTGGAAAGACAAGCCATGA
- a CDS encoding precorrin-3B C(17)-methyltransferase: protein MSGRLYVVGTGPGNPAQMTPEALAAVADSAEFFGYSPYLDRLPLRPDQLRHASDNREELDRAKRALERAVAGANVCVVSGGDPGVFAMAAAVCEAIDNGPSEWRDVDLVVVPGITAMLAVAARIGAPLGHDFCAISLSDNLKPWNIIENRLRLVAEAGLVIALYNPISKARPWQLGKAFDILRGVLPAEVPVIFGRAAGRPDERMTVARLADAQASSADMATCVIIGSAETRVIARETKPDLVYTPRFIKDGAR from the coding sequence ATGAGCGGCCGTCTCTATGTCGTCGGCACCGGCCCCGGCAATCCGGCGCAGATGACGCCGGAAGCGCTGGCGGCTGTGGCCGACTCGGCGGAATTTTTCGGTTATAGCCCCTATCTCGACCGCCTGCCGCTACGGCCTGATCAGCTTCGCCACGCCTCCGACAACCGCGAGGAGCTGGATCGCGCCAAGAGGGCGCTGGAGCGTGCGGTCGCCGGCGCCAATGTCTGCGTCGTTTCGGGTGGCGATCCCGGCGTTTTTGCCATGGCGGCAGCAGTCTGCGAGGCGATCGACAATGGACCGAGCGAATGGCGGGATGTCGATCTCGTCGTCGTGCCGGGTATCACCGCCATGCTCGCCGTCGCGGCTCGCATTGGCGCGCCCTTGGGGCACGATTTCTGCGCCATCTCGCTATCGGACAATCTAAAGCCCTGGAATATAATAGAAAATAGACTGCGCTTGGTTGCGGAAGCAGGGCTTGTGATCGCCCTCTACAATCCCATCAGCAAAGCGCGTCCCTGGCAGCTCGGCAAAGCCTTCGACATCTTGCGTGGGGTTCTGCCCGCTGAGGTTCCCGTCATTTTCGGCCGTGCTGCGGGCCGGCCGGATGAGCGCATGACAGTTGCAAGGCTGGCGGACGCGCAAGCGTCGAGCGCTGATATGGCGACCTGCGTCATCATCGGTTCGGCCGAGACGCGTGTCATTGCCAGGGAGACAAAACCCGATCTGGTCTATACGCCGCGCTTCATCAAGGACGGGGCAAGATGA
- the cbiE gene encoding precorrin-6y C5,15-methyltransferase (decarboxylating) subunit CbiE produces the protein MFEMPSTQRWLTLIGIGEDGPAGLGDDAKRLIAAAPVVFGGTRHIELMQALIKGEARSWLSPFEKSVEAVLARRGMPTVVLASGDPFFYGAGATLSRHVPASEMTVIPAPSSFSLAASRLGWPLQDVTVLSLHGRPLNLVRPHLHPGRKILALTSDGQGPVDLARLLLESGFGQSTLTVLEALGGPCERVSTQRAADFTLSGIDDLNLCGIEVAAGDGARILPFSAGLDDSLFEHDGQITKREIRAMTLSALAPRHGELLWDIGAGSGSIGIEWMLAHPSMRAVAVESSSERAARIRRNAASFGVPGFNIIEGQAPQVLAGLPAPDAIFIGGGGSEAGVMDAAIAGLKRGGRLVANAVTTEMEAVLLAEHARRGGSLIRIDIARVAPVGTMTGWRPAMPVTQWSWVKP, from the coding sequence ATGTTTGAGATGCCTTCCACTCAACGCTGGCTCACTCTTATCGGCATCGGCGAGGACGGTCCAGCCGGGCTTGGCGACGATGCGAAACGTCTGATTGCTGCGGCGCCCGTCGTCTTCGGCGGCACGCGGCATATCGAACTGATGCAGGCGCTGATCAAGGGCGAAGCGCGGAGCTGGCTGAGCCCCTTCGAGAAATCCGTTGAAGCCGTGCTGGCGCGACGCGGAATGCCGACCGTCGTTCTTGCCTCCGGCGATCCCTTCTTCTATGGCGCCGGCGCCACGCTCTCGCGGCATGTTCCGGCATCTGAGATGACCGTCATTCCGGCACCCTCTTCCTTCAGCCTTGCCGCCTCGCGCCTCGGCTGGCCTTTGCAGGACGTGACCGTTCTTTCCCTGCATGGCCGGCCGCTCAACCTCGTCCGCCCACATCTCCATCCCGGTCGCAAGATTCTTGCCCTGACGTCGGATGGTCAAGGTCCCGTCGATCTGGCGCGTCTGTTGCTGGAGAGCGGATTTGGTCAATCGACGCTGACAGTTCTCGAAGCCCTGGGTGGCCCCTGTGAGCGGGTTTCGACGCAGCGGGCGGCGGATTTCACGCTTTCCGGCATCGATGATTTGAACCTTTGCGGCATCGAAGTTGCGGCAGGCGATGGTGCTCGCATCCTGCCGTTCAGCGCCGGGCTCGATGACAGCCTGTTCGAGCATGATGGCCAGATCACCAAACGGGAAATCCGGGCAATGACCTTGTCAGCGCTGGCGCCGCGCCATGGGGAGTTGCTGTGGGACATTGGCGCTGGCTCCGGTTCCATCGGCATTGAATGGATGCTCGCGCATCCTTCGATGCGCGCCGTCGCCGTCGAATCTTCCAGCGAACGCGCTGCACGTATTCGCCGCAATGCGGCAAGCTTCGGCGTTCCAGGGTTTAACATCATCGAAGGACAGGCGCCGCAAGTGCTTGCCGGCCTGCCGGCACCGGATGCGATCTTCATCGGCGGGGGCGGTAGTGAAGCCGGCGTCATGGATGCGGCCATTGCCGGATTGAAAAGGGGAGGGCGGCTGGTCGCCAACGCGGTGACCACCGAGATGGAGGCTGTCCTGCTTGCCGAACATGCCCGTCGCGGCGGCTCGCTGATCCGTATCGATATTGCCCGCGTCGCGCCCGTCGGCACGATGACAGGCTGGCGACCGGCCATGCCGGTGACGCAATGGTCCTGGGTCAAACCATAA
- a CDS encoding MocE family 2Fe-2S type ferredoxin: protein MSGNWIKVCAADAIDEEDVMRFDHGGKTFAIYRSPEDDYFATDGLCTHEQVHLADGLVMDNIIECPKHNGRFDYRTGEAKGAPVCVNLKTYPVKVENGTVFIAL from the coding sequence ATGAGCGGCAACTGGATTAAGGTCTGTGCGGCGGATGCGATCGACGAGGAGGACGTCATGCGCTTCGACCATGGCGGCAAGACCTTCGCCATCTATCGCAGTCCGGAAGACGACTATTTTGCCACCGACGGCCTGTGCACGCACGAGCAGGTCCATCTTGCCGACGGGCTGGTGATGGACAACATCATCGAATGTCCCAAGCACAACGGCCGCTTCGACTATCGCACCGGCGAGGCCAAGGGCGCCCCCGTCTGCGTCAACCTCAAAACCTATCCCGTCAAGGTCGAAAACGGCACTGTGTTCATTGCGCTATAA
- a CDS encoding precorrin-8X methylmutase, whose product MPDYDYIREGNAIYERSFAIIRSEADLSRFSEAEADVAVRMIHACGLVEASEHFVFSPDFVATARAALANGAPIFCDAEMVAHGVTRARLPAANEVICTLHDPRTSELAKTTGNTRSAAAMHLWGDRLAGAVVAIGNAPTALFHLLEMLRDGAPKPAAIIGMPVGFVGAAESKDALAENSYGVPYAIVRGRLGGSAITAAAINALARSGL is encoded by the coding sequence ATGCCGGACTATGATTATATCCGCGAGGGCAATGCGATCTATGAGCGCTCCTTCGCGATCATCCGCAGCGAGGCCGATCTGTCGCGCTTTTCGGAAGCTGAGGCCGACGTTGCGGTGCGTATGATCCATGCCTGTGGCTTGGTCGAAGCATCTGAACACTTCGTCTTCTCTCCCGATTTCGTTGCGACTGCCCGCGCGGCGCTTGCCAACGGCGCGCCGATCTTCTGCGATGCCGAAATGGTCGCCCATGGTGTCACGCGCGCACGCCTGCCGGCCGCCAATGAAGTGATCTGCACGCTGCATGATCCCCGCACGTCGGAACTGGCGAAGACGACCGGCAATACACGCTCGGCAGCCGCAATGCATCTCTGGGGCGATCGCCTGGCAGGCGCTGTCGTCGCCATCGGCAATGCGCCGACGGCGTTGTTCCATCTCCTCGAAATGCTGCGCGACGGCGCGCCGAAGCCGGCCGCTATCATCGGCATGCCCGTCGGATTCGTTGGCGCTGCTGAATCCAAGGACGCGTTGGCGGAAAATTCCTATGGCGTTCCCTATGCCATCGTTCGTGGCCGTCTTGGCGGCAGCGCCATCACCGCCGCCGCGATCAACGCATTGGCGAGGTCTGGCCTATGA
- a CDS encoding fatty acid desaturase family protein, which produces MSERVKRDYSLLGPSSRLAVETGLAAAEWYHTEIARKEMKALMQRSDAAAIRDTIIWLGSMAILAGLGIFFWGSWLCVPFFLAYGVLYGSASDSRWHECGHGTAFKTRWMNDAVYEIACFMIMRNPVTWRWSHTRHHTDTVIVGRDPEIAVMRPPDLVRLVLNFFGIVDVFYAMLDMVRNAFGIISATEKTFIPEMEQPKAIRIARIWSLIYIATIAAAIAMGSLLPLVLIGLPRLYGAWHHVLTGLLQHGGLADNVIDHRLNSRTVLMNPVSRFIYWNMNYHVEHHMFPMVPYHALPKLHAMIKHDLPRPNPSIWSGYREMIPAFLRQLRNEDYFLKRDLPPTARPYREEFHTGLAEAAQ; this is translated from the coding sequence ATGAGCGAGAGAGTGAAGCGTGATTACAGCCTGCTTGGCCCCAGCAGCCGGCTGGCGGTCGAAACCGGACTGGCGGCGGCGGAGTGGTATCATACCGAGATTGCCCGCAAGGAGATGAAGGCGCTGATGCAGCGCTCCGATGCGGCCGCCATCCGCGACACGATCATCTGGCTCGGCAGCATGGCGATCCTCGCCGGCCTTGGCATCTTTTTCTGGGGCTCCTGGCTTTGTGTCCCCTTCTTCCTGGCTTACGGCGTGCTTTACGGTTCGGCCTCTGATAGCCGCTGGCACGAATGCGGCCATGGCACGGCGTTCAAGACCCGCTGGATGAACGATGCGGTCTACGAGATCGCCTGCTTCATGATCATGCGCAATCCGGTGACCTGGCGCTGGAGCCATACCCGCCATCACACCGACACCGTCATCGTCGGCCGCGATCCGGAGATCGCCGTCATGCGGCCGCCGGATCTCGTGCGCCTGGTCCTGAACTTCTTCGGCATCGTCGATGTTTTCTATGCGATGCTCGACATGGTCCGCAATGCCTTCGGCATCATCAGCGCCACGGAGAAGACCTTCATTCCCGAGATGGAGCAGCCGAAGGCGATCCGTATCGCCCGCATCTGGAGCCTCATCTATATCGCCACGATTGCCGCCGCTATTGCCATGGGCTCGCTCTTGCCGCTGGTGCTGATCGGCCTGCCGCGGCTCTATGGCGCCTGGCATCATGTGCTGACCGGCCTGTTGCAGCATGGCGGGCTTGCCGACAATGTCATCGACCACCGGCTGAACAGCCGCACGGTGCTGATGAACCCGGTAAGCCGCTTCATCTATTGGAACATGAACTACCATGTCGAACACCACATGTTCCCGATGGTGCCCTATCATGCGCTGCCGAAGCTGCATGCGATGATCAAACACGATCTGCCGCGACCCAATCCGTCGATCTGGTCGGGCTACCGCGAGATGATCCCGGCCTTCCTGCGACAGTTGCGCAACGAGGATTATTTCCTGAAGCGCGACCTGCCGCCGACGGCGAGGCCCTATCGCGAGGAATTCCACACCGGGCTTGCCGAAGCGGCACAATAA
- a CDS encoding LacI family DNA-binding transcriptional regulator: MRRPTIADLAKASGVSVATIDRVLNGRHRVREETAKRVYEAAQSIGYHAVGLLRQRVFEDLPQYRLGFLLQKPSQPFYQSFAKEIGAAAQALATARVHAHIDFVAASTPTAIVEKLKAMAARSQAIALVAPDYPAVTTAIEELKEKGIPVFSLLSDFATGVRETYVGVDNRKVGRTAAWTIARSARHPGKVACFVGSHRFHGHELREIGFRSYFRENALDFEVLDTLINLDTAEITHEATLNLLQKHPDLIGFYVCGGGMEGAISAIREEGLAGKLIVVVNELTPESKAALADDVVTMVIGTPLPSLCKELMDLMIGAIERGEAAMPGQSFLPFDIFVSENI; the protein is encoded by the coding sequence ATGCGCAGACCAACCATCGCTGATCTTGCTAAGGCTTCCGGCGTCAGCGTCGCAACCATCGACCGCGTGCTGAACGGACGTCATCGCGTCCGGGAGGAGACCGCTAAGCGCGTCTACGAGGCAGCACAATCGATCGGCTACCATGCCGTGGGCTTGCTGCGGCAGCGTGTCTTTGAGGATCTACCCCAATATCGATTGGGGTTCCTGCTGCAGAAACCGTCCCAGCCCTTCTATCAGTCGTTTGCCAAGGAGATCGGCGCGGCGGCACAGGCGCTCGCAACCGCGCGCGTCCATGCACATATCGATTTCGTCGCCGCATCGACCCCGACGGCAATTGTCGAGAAGTTGAAAGCTATGGCGGCGCGGAGCCAGGCGATCGCCCTGGTTGCGCCGGATTACCCTGCCGTGACGACGGCAATAGAGGAGCTGAAGGAAAAAGGCATCCCGGTCTTTTCCCTGCTCTCCGATTTCGCGACAGGTGTTCGCGAAACCTATGTTGGCGTCGACAATCGCAAGGTCGGGCGCACCGCCGCCTGGACGATCGCCCGATCTGCCCGCCATCCAGGCAAGGTCGCCTGCTTCGTCGGAAGCCATCGCTTTCACGGGCATGAACTGCGCGAGATTGGCTTTCGCTCCTATTTTCGCGAGAACGCCCTGGATTTCGAGGTGCTGGATACGCTGATCAATCTGGACACGGCGGAAATCACCCATGAGGCAACGCTCAACCTGCTGCAGAAACATCCCGATCTCATCGGCTTTTATGTCTGTGGCGGCGGCATGGAAGGGGCGATTTCCGCCATTCGCGAGGAAGGGCTTGCCGGCAAGCTGATCGTCGTCGTCAACGAGCTGACACCGGAATCGAAGGCGGCACTCGCTGACGATGTCGTTACCATGGTTATCGGCACCCCTCTCCCTTCGCTCTGCAAGGAACTCATGGATTTGATGATCGGTGCCATCGAACGCGGCGAAGCGGCAATGCCGGGGCAATCCTTCTTGCCCTTCGACATTTTTGTTTCGGAAAATATCTAG